The following coding sequences lie in one Aspergillus luchuensis IFO 4308 DNA, chromosome 8, nearly complete sequence genomic window:
- a CDS encoding uncharacterized protein (COG:S;~EggNog:ENOG410PHE9;~PFAM:PF13668;~SECRETED:SignalP(1-18)): MHCRESWFGHRSSERRSSALSMRLMRPGSFNFTFKMLSHKILCLASLIGLTLALPKARSPKLDSNPIPGESPLFATYTGKPTPIPANYTRVIPATTSGPAGPDDLLFQNLLSAEWIIYSFYQQGVEAFTPSSFSDLGYPNNTYDRIAEIRDNEAGHIRIFQDEISSTSLKPGPCNYSFGFDNDPETFLALQVYIEVNSMAFLTGLVRESNTIDTSSALVAVAEVETRHNVWSLIDIWDVSPFAGPADTVYPYANQILALTDSFVVSGSCPSENPEYPYPNQNLPEIGFVTNTTTGHPGSKIQLEFSNDPGFTEGGDYYAVFFHGVLNISVPFDIKTNETVIPGVFDKGAGIIALAVADEAGAPTEDSVLAGPLLLLQQPEKLTLLEP; the protein is encoded by the exons ATGCACTGCAGAGAATCATGGTTCGGGCACAGAAGCTCAGAGAGGCGCAGCTCAGCGCTGTCAATGCGTCTGAT GAGACCCGGTAGCTTCAACTTCACATTTAAGATGCTCTCCCACAAAATCCTCTGCCTAGCCTCTCTCATAGGGCTAACTCTAGCCCTCCCCAAAGCCAGATCCCCCAAGCTCGActccaaccccatccccggCGAATCCCCCCTCTTCGCAACATACACCGGCAagcccacccccatcccagccAACTACACCCGAGTCATCCCAGCAACAACCTCCGGCCCCGCCGGTCCCGAcgacctcctcttccaaaACCTCCTCAGCGCCGAATGGATCATCTATTCCTTCTACCAACAAGGCGTCGAAgccttcaccccctcctccttcagtgACCTTGGCTACCCAAATAACACCTACGACCGCATCGCCGAAATCCGCGACAACGAAGCCGGCCACATCCGCATCTTCCAAGACGAAATCTCCTCTACATCCCTGAAACCAGGCCCCTGCAACTACAGCTTCGGCTTCGACAACGACCCAGAAACCTTCCTCGCCCTTCAAGTCTATATCGAAGTCAACAGCATGGCTTTCCTGACTGGCCTCGTCCGTGAATCCAACACAATTGATACCAGCTCCGCACTCGTCGCCGTTGCCGAGGTCGAGACCCGTCACAACGTCTGGTCCCTCATTGATATCTGGGATGTGAGTCCCTTCGCTGGACCTGCGGATACGGTGTACCCGTACGCGAACCAAATCCTGGCGTTGACGGATTCCTTCGTCGTGTCGGGGAGTTGTCCTTCAGAGAACCCGGAGTATCCGTACCCGAATCAGAATTTGCCGGAGATTGGTTTTGTGacgaatactactactgggCATCCCGGATCGAAGATTCAGTTGGAATTTAGTAATGATCCTGGGTTtacggagggaggggattACTATGCGGTGTTTTTTCATGGGGTGCTGAATATTAGTGTGCCGTTTGATATCAAAACTAATGAGACGGTTATTCCGGGGGTATTTGATAAGGGAGCGGGTATTATTGCTCTCGCTGTGGCTGATGAGGCTGGGGCGCCGACGGAGGACAGTGTACTTGCTGGgccgttgttgttgttgcagCAGCCGGAGAAGTTAACTCTTTTGGAGCCTTGA
- a CDS encoding Zn(II)2Cys6 transcription factor (COG:S;~EggNog:ENOG410PVNH;~InterPro:IPR036864,IPR021858,IPR001138;~PFAM:PF00172;~go_function: GO:0000981 - DNA-binding transcription factor activity, RNA polymerase II-specific [Evidence IEA];~go_function: GO:0008270 - zinc ion binding [Evidence IEA];~go_process: GO:0006355 - regulation of transcription, DNA-templated [Evidence IEA]) translates to MVYSGKPSLACERCRPRRLKCDWGKPACSQCIRAKVDCPGYRSALEYTFRDQSRDVIRKAQLKAEKESKEISKRQKRTVKGNSNQMLTYSPSPSSSLSHPTAELAKGYIFVNYIAKGDLGAYMPYLSSLTNHLESSAVNDALTAAGLAALSNIHRSPQMMYTARKHYMTALSQTNNSLGNAHLRTRDETLATVVLLSMFEVLTCGDDLFMTRWIKHLDGAAILIETRGREQLSRPEGLALFSQLRTQIVLSHVYRQKHTSAIIRSLSQEAAKYRLNKDDAIIDRLSGITIPLGDLCADIQEGTISCPSDIVRCALELDAQLQSIMSDIPASMGYRTVNAALAHRMSMVNTVWGVQYHTYRDITVSSFWNNYRSARLVLLDLIVEAIKAMNTPLLDNKKEAHHHLLRQCQEISRQLVEDICASVPFHLGSVVDDNHVDKTSNHPTFRSSSDADRHHAPPFVVPAAGGFALMWPLLIAADSGYASKELRAWIIDCLNKIGRSMGINQALAMAQLVQEGESTRAWLSPEYSSPEQDDQEGAVGNEARALQADDNAFRFSTLT, encoded by the exons ATGGTTTACAGCGGGAAGCCAAGTCTAGCCTGCGAACGCTGTCGCCCGCGGCGCTTGAAG TGCGATTGGGGCAAACCAGCATGCTCCCAGTGCATTCGGGCCAAAGTTGACTGTCCCGGGTATCGATCTGCTTTGGAGTATACCTTTCGTGACCAAAGTCGTGATGTTATTCGCAAGGCACAACTCAAAGCCGAAAAGGAATCCAAAGAAATTAGCAAGCGACAAAAGCGGACCGTCAAGGGTAACAGCAACCAAATGCTGACTTACTcgccttcaccttcctcaagCCTATCGCATCCAACCGCAGAACTGGCGAAGGGATATATCTTTGTGAATTACATTGCCAAGGGTGATCTAGGGGCGTATATGCCGTACCTTTCGTCCTTAACAAACCACCTGGAGAGCTCCGCTGTGAACGATGCTCTTACGGCTGCTGGTCTGGCGGCCTTGTCCAATATCCATAGGTCTCCCCAGATGATGTATACAGCCCGTAAACACTATATGACTGCGTTGTCGCAAACTAATAACTCTCTCGGTAACGCGCATTTGCGTACGAGGGATGAAACTTTAGCAACAGTGGTGCTATTGAGCATGTTTGAA GTATTGACCTGCGGCGATGACCTCTTTATGACAAGATGGATAAAGCACTTAGATGGCGCGGCAATTTTGATTGAGACCAGGGGTCGAGAGCAATTATCTCGACCGGAAGGATTGGCGCTATTCAGTCAGTTACGTACCCAGATA GTGCTCAGTCATGTGTATCGGCAAAAGCATACCTCGGCAATCATTCGTAGTCTCAGTCAAGAAGCAGCAAAATACCGACTGAATAAAGATGATGCAATCATCGATCGACTCAGTGGCATAACAATTCCACTCGGGGATCTCTGTGCAGACATCCAGGAGGGTACAATAAGCTGCCCTTCGGACATTGTGCGTTGTGCCTTGGAATTAGACGCACAGCTCCAATCGATAATGTCCGATATACCTGCTTCAATGGGCTACAGGACTGTCAACGCTGCCCTAGCTCACAGAATGTCTATGGTTAACACTGTTTGGGGAGTCCAATATCACACTTACCGAGATATTACCGTGAGTAGCTTCTGGAACAACTATCGATCTGCCAGGCTGGTACTCCTGGACTTGATTGTTGAAGCAATCAAAGCCATGAACACACCCTTGCTCGACAACAAAAAAGAGGCGCATCATCATTTATTGCGACAATGCCAGGAAATATCCCGTCAATTAGTTGAGGATATTTGCGCAAGTGTACCATTTCATCTCGGATCAGTGGTGGATGACAACCATGTCGACAAAACGTCCAATCATCCAACCTTTCGAAGCTCTTCAGACGCAGATAGGCATCATGCGCCTCCATTTGTAGTTCCAGCGGCCGGTGGGTTTGCCTTAATGTGGCCTTTGTTGATTGCTGCAGATTCTGGCTATGCGTCCAAGGAACTTCGAGCTTGGATCATAGATTGTTTAAACAAAATTGGCCGTTCTATGGGAATCAACCAGGCGTTAGCGATGGCACAACTGGTACAAGAGGGCGAGAGCACGCGGGCCTGGCTATCTCCGGAGTATTCTTCACCGGAACAAGACGACCAGGAGGGGGCAGTAGGGAACGAAGCCAGAGCTCTACAGGCAGATGACAACGCCTTCCGCTTCTCTACACTGACTTAG